The Magnolia sinica isolate HGM2019 chromosome 10, MsV1, whole genome shotgun sequence genome includes a window with the following:
- the LOC131217661 gene encoding uncharacterized protein LOC131217661, whose amino-acid sequence MCIDFRDLNKARPKDDFPLPHIDTLVDNTAGHKIFSFMDGFSGYNQIKMVIEDREKTSFITPWETFCYQVMPFGLKNAGATYQRVMTALFHNMINKEMEVYVDDMIVKSRTIDGHFEDLENLFNRLEKFKLRLNPQKCVFGATGGKLLGFIVSEDGIRVDETKTKAIIEIPPPKTEKKIRGFLGQIQYISRFIAQLTSVCEPIFKLLWKNSPKELNDDCQAAFDKIKKYLLNPPVLMPLTPGRPLLLYISVAAEAIGYVLGQHDDTGRKEQAIYYLSLQFISYEAKYSSLEKTCLALVWATQRLRHYMIAHPILLLARMNPLKYLFEKPALTGRIAKWQLLLSEFSITYVTQKVIKGQTLADHLAAHSLPDYQPLKTFFFDEDILLIKEEEGRKAGEWTLFFNGAINSKGSGVGDILYSPEDVPIPISRRLAFQCTNYVAEYEACIASIRETIILNVKKLGVFGDSQLIINQINGDWKTKDEKLIPYHVYLENLAEEFEEITFSYMPRIKNQFVDALATLPLMLEIPKGVTEWELTVELQEEPAFCLQIDEAEPPSNDQPWYMDIKKYLEHQKYQEGAMPVDRRTIQWLAAQFVITGGILYKRSFNQVLLRCVDETEAAQIMVPQAIITDNGTPSINKRMGDFLDKFKIQRHRSSPYRPQMNSGVEAANKAVIRILEKMSATGATPYELVYGMEAVLPVEIEIPSLPILLESEVEEGEWQYAKYDQLHLVDEKRM is encoded by the exons atgtgcatcgacttcaGAGATCTCAACAAAGCACGCCCTAAAGACGATTTTCCTCTACCTCACATCGACACACTGGTAGATAACACtgctggacacaagatcttctcttTCATGGATGGTTTCTCCGGTTACAACCAGATCAAGATGGTCATCGAAGATCGAGAGAAGACTTCCTTTATTACACCATGGGAAACTTTCTGCTATCAAGTTATGCCCTTCGGACTGAAGAATGCCGGAGCTACATATCAACGAGTcatgactgccttgttccatAATATGATAAACAAGGAGATGGAAGTTTACGTGGATGATATGATCGTCAAGTCTCGCACGATCGACGGACACTTCGAAGACCTTGAGAATCTCTTCAACAGGCTAGAAAAATTTAAGCTTCGCCTCAACCCGCAAAAGTGTGTCTTCGGTGCAACCGGGGGCAAGCTATTAGGTTTTATTGTCAGCGAAGATGGTATCCGGGTTGATGAGACTAAGACCAAGGCAATCATCGAAATACCGCCGCCTAAGACTGAAAAGAAAATTCGAGGCTTCCTCGGACAGATCCAGTATATCAGCCGATTCATCGCACAGCTCACTTCggtctgtgagcccatattcaaacTGTTATGGAAGAACTCGCCAAAAGAATTGAATGACGATTGCCAAGCGGCCTTCGACAAGATCAAAAAATACCTGCTAAATCCTCCAGTGCTCATGCCACTTACTCCGGGTAGGCCATTATTGCTATATATCTCCGTCGCAGCAGAAGCAATTGGATATGTTCTTGGCCAACACGATGATACAGGAAGAAAAGAGCAAGCAATCTACTATCTAAGCCTACAATTCATAAGCTATGAAGCCAAATATTCTAGCTTAGAGAAAACGTGCCTTGCCCTAGTCTGGGCAACACAACGACTACGACACTATATGATCGCTCACCCGATCCTTCTGCTCGCTCGCATGAACCCGTTGAAATACTTGTTCGAAAAGCCGGCACTAACGGGTAGGATCGCAAAATGGCAGCTATTGCTTTCAGAGTTCAGCATCACTTATGTCACCCAGAAAGTAATCAAGGGGCAAACATTGGCCGACCACTTAGCAGCCCACTCTCTGCCGGATTATCAACCATTAAAGACCTTCTTTTTCGACGAGGATATTCTCCTGATTaaggaggaagaaggaagaaaggcaggagagtggacactcttcttcaATGGAGCCATAAACTCAAAAGGAAGTGGAGTAGGTGACATACTTTATTCTCCTGAGGACGTCCCAATTCCCATATCCAGAAGGCTGGCATTTCAATGCACCAACTACGTAGCTGAATATGAAGCATGCATCGCTAGTATAAGAGAAACCATCATCCTCAATGTGAAGAAGTTAGGAGTCTTTggagactcacaactcatcatcaatcagataaATGGTGATTGGAAGACCAAAGATGAAAAGTTGATTCCATATCATGTCTACCTGGAAAATTTAGCCGAGGAATTCGAGgagatcacattctcttacatgccccgaATTAAGAACCAATTTGTAGATGCTTTGGCCACCCTCCCCTTAATGCTGGAAATTCCGAAAGGAGTTACTGAATGGGAACTCACCGTCGAACTCCAAGAGGAACCCGCATTCTGCCTACAGATTGATGAAGCAGAACCTCCCTCAAATGATCAGCCGTGGTACATGGACATCAAGAAATACCTCGAACATCAAAAGTACCAGGAAGGAGCAATGCCAGTTGATCGACGCACCATCCAATGGCTAGCGGCACAGTTCGTAATCACTGGGGGCATTCTttacaagcgatccttcaaccAAGTCCTTCTCCGCTGTGTGGATGAGACAGAAGCGGCAcagatcat GGTCCCTCAGGCCATTATTACTGACAACGGAACTCCGTccatcaataaaaggatgggcgatttccttgacaagttcaagattcaacgGCATCGGTCAAGCCCCTACCGTCCTCAAATGAACAGTGGGGTCGAAGCCGCAAACAAAGCTGTCATTCGCATACTGGAGAAGATG TCTGCTACAGGTGCAACTCCTTACGAACTCGTATATGGAATGGAAGCAGTACTGCCAGTCGAAATCGAAATCCCATCACTGCCGATATTGTTGGAAAGCGAAGTCGAGGAAGGCGAGTGGCAATACGCAAAATATGATCAACTGCATCTGGTAGATGAAAAGCGCATGTGA
- the LOC131257586 gene encoding uncharacterized protein LOC131257586 produces the protein MCLVFVCDEEERVLGTQPAPGSCPYCGGLVQAMDVESQWTFCFLPLCFKTKRKYFCTMCARRLVSYP, from the coding sequence atgtgtttgGTATTCGTTTGCGACGAGGAAGAGAGGGTTCTGGGCACGCAACCAGCGCCAGGGTCGTGTCCGTACTGTGGTGGGCTGGTGCAGGCCATGGACGTTGAGAGCCAATGGACGTTTTGTTTCCTCCCGCTCTGTTTCAAGACAAAAAGGAAGTATTTTTGTACCATGTGTGCCAGACGTTTGGTATCTTACCCATGA